One segment of Meiothermus sp. DNA contains the following:
- a CDS encoding ABC transporter ATP-binding protein, whose product MGEPLLRLQNITKRFPGVVANDGVSLEVYPGEVLALLGENGAGKSTLISILYGLYRPDEGEIFMEGRPVRITSPVNALKLGIGLVPQHPTLVGRHTVAENLALGIGTPLLPARRIVPLIERIAQGYGLSIDPQAHIHQLSPGEKQRVEIVRALLRGAKVLILDEPTSVLTPQEAESLFRVMRELKAAGKSLIFISHKLEEVLAIADRCTVLRRGRVVGSLPTPEASKTKLAQMMVGHSVSFERKRANPQMGEVLLRVEDLRVRSGRNLPALRGVSFELCAGEILGIAGVAGNGQSELVEVLAGLRKMEGGMVRLAGQPLVANPARLFAQGVAHIPEDRIHMGTVPSMSVAENLALRSFNRPPFTRGLLLNPFAFAAHAQAKIREYAVATPGLHTPSRLLSGGNIQKVILARELSGQPRLILAVHPTYGLDIGATEQVHRVLLEKTYQGAGVLLVSEDLEELLSLSDRIAVLYQGRLRGPYPVGQISREQVGLLMTGGEA is encoded by the coding sequence ATGGGCGAGCCCCTTTTGCGACTCCAAAACATCACCAAGCGCTTCCCGGGGGTAGTGGCCAACGATGGGGTGAGCCTCGAGGTCTACCCCGGCGAGGTACTGGCCTTGCTGGGCGAGAATGGGGCGGGCAAGTCCACCCTGATTTCCATTCTGTATGGCCTGTACCGCCCCGACGAGGGCGAGATTTTCATGGAAGGTCGTCCCGTCCGGATCACCTCGCCGGTGAATGCGCTCAAGCTGGGCATCGGTCTGGTGCCCCAGCACCCTACGCTGGTGGGCCGTCACACGGTGGCGGAGAACCTGGCCTTAGGCATTGGAACCCCCTTGCTGCCGGCCCGGCGCATCGTGCCCCTGATCGAACGCATTGCCCAGGGATATGGCCTCTCCATTGACCCCCAGGCCCACATCCACCAGCTTTCGCCGGGCGAGAAGCAGCGGGTCGAGATCGTGCGGGCTTTGCTGCGGGGGGCCAAGGTGCTCATCCTGGACGAGCCCACCAGCGTCCTCACCCCACAGGAGGCCGAGTCCTTGTTCCGGGTGATGCGCGAACTGAAGGCGGCGGGCAAGTCGCTCATCTTCATCTCGCATAAGCTCGAGGAGGTGCTGGCCATCGCCGACCGCTGCACGGTGCTGCGCCGGGGCAGGGTAGTGGGCAGCCTGCCCACCCCTGAGGCCAGCAAAACCAAGCTGGCCCAGATGATGGTAGGGCACAGCGTGAGCTTTGAACGCAAGCGCGCCAATCCGCAGATGGGTGAGGTTTTGCTGCGTGTAGAGGACTTGCGGGTTCGGTCGGGCCGCAATCTCCCTGCTTTGCGGGGGGTTAGCTTTGAGCTATGCGCGGGGGAAATTCTGGGGATTGCCGGGGTTGCGGGCAACGGCCAGAGCGAGCTGGTGGAGGTGCTGGCCGGTTTGCGCAAAATGGAGGGCGGGATGGTGCGGCTGGCCGGACAGCCCCTGGTTGCCAACCCGGCCCGGTTGTTTGCCCAGGGGGTGGCGCACATCCCCGAAGACCGCATTCATATGGGCACTGTTCCCAGCATGAGCGTGGCCGAGAACCTGGCTTTGCGTTCTTTTAACCGGCCCCCCTTTACCCGTGGCCTGTTGCTCAACCCGTTTGCTTTTGCCGCCCATGCCCAGGCAAAAATCCGCGAGTATGCCGTAGCGACCCCCGGCCTGCACACCCCCTCACGCCTGCTTTCGGGCGGCAATATCCAGAAGGTGATTCTGGCCCGCGAGCTCTCCGGGCAGCCCCGCCTGATTCTGGCGGTGCACCCGACCTATGGCCTCGACATCGGGGCAACCGAGCAGGTGCACCGGGTGTTGCTCGAGAAAACCTACCAGGGGGCGGGGGTGCTTCTGGTCTCGGAAGACCTGGAAGAGTTGCTCTCGCTATCCGACCGGATTGCGGTGCTCTACCAGGGGAGGCTGCGGGGCCCCTACCCGGTGGGTCAAATCTCCCGTGAACAGGTGGGGCTTTTGATGACCGGAGGTGAGGCGTGA